Proteins from a single region of Pyrus communis chromosome 6, drPyrComm1.1, whole genome shotgun sequence:
- the LOC137735895 gene encoding 2-hydroxyisoflavanone dehydratase-like: MSSSTKEIASEFLPFIRFYKDGSVERLLDSPYVPPSPNQNPETGVSSKDITISDNPNISARLYLPNLPQNQSQKLPILVYFHGGGFCIESAFSFLDTRYLNSLVSEARVLAISVDYRLAPENPLPIAYEDCWDALRWVASHSSNNDSGGDKEPWLVRYGDFDRLYIGGDSAGGNIAHNMAMKAGVESLCGGVKILGAFLSHPYFWSSKPIGSEPKGEDFEKAVPYLTWDFVYPSAPGGVDNPMLNPAGEGKPSLAGLACSRLLVCVAGKDALRDRGVWYYDLVKESGWKGEVELFEVEGEDHCYHIFCVSETENVKKMIKRLASFLV, encoded by the coding sequence ATGTCTTCCAGCACCAAAGAAATAGCCTCGGAGTTCCTTCCCTTCATCAGATTCTACAAAGATGGCTCGGTGGAACGCCTTTTGGACTCTCCATACGTGCCCCCATCTCCAAATCAAAACCCTGAAACTGGTGTCTCCTCCAAAGATATCACCATCTCAGACAACCCCAATATCTCCGCTCGCCTTTACCTCCCAAACCTCCCTCAAAACCAATCCCAAAAGCTTCCCATCTTGGTCTACTTCCATGGTGGTGGGTTTTGCATTGAATCCGCCTTCTCATTTCTTGACACCCGCTATCTCAACAGCTTGGTCTCAGAAGCCCGAGTCCTAGCCATCTCTGTTGACTACAGACTCGCCCCGGAGAACCCACTTCCTATTGCTTATGAAGATTGTTGGGATGCTCTTCGATGGGTTGCTTCTCACTCAAGCAACAATGACTCAGGCGGTGACAAAGAGCCATGGTTAGTCAGGTATGGAGATTTTGATAGGCTTTACATTGGTGGTGATAGTGCAGGTGGAAACATTGCACATAATATGGCTATGAAGGCAGGAGTTGAGAGCTTGTGTGGTGGTGTCAAAATTTTGGGCGCATTTTTATCCCACCCTTATTTTTGGAGTTCCAAGCCAATTGGGTCAGAGCCTaaaggtgaagactttgagaaAGCTGTCCCTTATTTGACTTGGGACTTTGTTTATCCATCAGCTCCCGGTGGGGTCGACAATCCAATGTTAAATCCGGCGGGTGAGGGTAAACCGAGCCTGGCTGGACTTGCGTGCTCTCGGCTGCTCGTGTGTGTTGCTGGAAAAGATGCGCTGAGGGACCGAGGTGTTTGGTATTACGATTTGGTGAAGGAGAGTGGGTGGAAAGGAGAAGTGGAGCTGTTTGAAGTGGAAGGAGAGGACCATTGCTATCATATCTTCTGTGTGAGTGAAACTGAGAATGTTAAGAAAATGATCAAACGCTTGGCTTCTTTTCTTGTCTAG
- the LOC137737257 gene encoding small ribosomal subunit protein uS9-like, with protein MAAPAIESVQCFGRKKTAVAVTYCKRGRGLIKINGCPIELVEPEILRFKAYEPILLLGRQRFAGVDMRIRVKGGGHTSQIYAIRQSIAKALVAFYQKYVDEQSKKEIKDILIRYDRTLLVADPRRCEPKKFGGRGARSRFQKSYR; from the coding sequence ATGGCGGCCCCAGCTATCGAGTCCGTACAATGCTTCGGGCGGAAGAAGACGGCGGTGGCAGTGACCTACTGCAAGCGCGGACGCGGCCTGATCAAGATCAACGGCTGCCCAATCGAGCTCGTCGAGCCGGAGATCCTCCGATTCAAGGCCTACGAGCCGATCCTGCTGCTCGGACGACAGCGCTTCGCCGGCGTGGACATGAGGATCCGAGTGAAAGGCGGAGGCCACACCTCCCAGATCTACGCGATCCGCCAGAGCATTGCGAAGGCCCTCGTGGCGTTTTACCAGAAGTACGTGGACGAGCAAAGCAAGAAGGAGATCAAGGACATCCTGATCAGGTACGACAGGACTCTGCTGGTGGCTGACCCGAGGCGCTGCGAGCCCAAGAAGTTCGGCGGTCGCGGTGCCAGATCCAGGTTCCAGAAGTCGTACCGTTAA